Proteins from a genomic interval of Musa acuminata AAA Group cultivar baxijiao chromosome BXJ1-9, Cavendish_Baxijiao_AAA, whole genome shotgun sequence:
- the LOC135593022 gene encoding large ribosomal subunit protein eL39-like, protein MPSHKTFRIKKKLAKKMRQNRPIPHWIRMRSDNTIRYNAKRRHWRRTKLGF, encoded by the exons ATG CCGTCGCACAAGACGTTCCGGATCAAGAAGAAGCTGGCGAAGAAGATGAGGCAGAACCGGCCGATCCCCCACTGGATCCGCATGCGCAGCGACAACACCATCAG GTACAACGCGAAGCGCAGGCATTGGCGCCGCACGAAGCTAGGGTTCTGA
- the LOC103997842 gene encoding 26S proteasome regulatory subunit 6A homolog yields the protein MAAATAMAEDPNFEDDQLSSMTTDDVIRASRLLDNEIRILKDELQRANLELESFKEKIKENQEKIKLNKQLPYLVGNIVEILEMNPEEEGEEDGANIDLDSQRKGKCVVLKTSTRQTIFLPVVGLVDPDKLKPGDLVGVNKDSYLILDTLPSEYDSRVKAMEVDEKPTEDYNDIGGLEKQIQELVEAIVLPMTHKDRFQKLGIRPPKGVLLYGPPGTGKTLMARACAAQTNATFLKLAGPQLVQMFIGDGAKLVRDAFQLAKEKSPCIIFIDEIDAIGTKRFDSEVSGDREVQRTMLELLNQLDGFSSDERIKVIAATNRADILDPALMRSGRLDRKIEFPHPSEEARARILQIHSRKMNVHPDVNFEELARSTDDFNGAQLKAVCVEAGMLALRRDATEVTHEDFNEGIIQVQAKKKASLNYYA from the exons ATGGCGGCTGCGACGGCGATGGCGGAGGATCCCAACTTCGAGGACGACCAGCTATCCTCCATGACCACCGACGACGTCATCAGGGCCTCTCGCCTGCTCGACAACGAGATCCGCATCCTCAAG GATGAATTGCAGAGGGCGAATCTCGAACTGGAGTCcttcaaggagaaaatcaaggagAATCAGGAGAAGATTAAGCTCAACAAGCAGCTGCCCTACCTTGTGGGGAACATCGTTGAG ATTTTGGAAATGAATCCAGAAGAAGAGGGCGAGGAAGATGGTGCCAATATTGATCTGGATTCTCAAAGGAAGGGCAAATGTGTTGTCTTAAAAACTTCGACACGACAA ACTATCTTTCTTCCTGTTGTTGGATTAGTGGACCCTGATAAACTGAAACCTGGTGACCTTGTCGGGGTCAACAAAGATAGCTACTTGATCTTGGACACTCTTCCATCAGAATATGATTCACGAGTAAAGGCAATGGAAGTTGATGAAAAGCCAACGGAAGACTACAATGACATAGGAGGCCTTGAGAAGCAG ATCCAAGAACTTGTCGAGGCAATTGTGTTACCAATGACCCACAAAGATCGTTTCCAGAAATTAGGGATTCGTCCTCCTAAAGGAGTGCTTCTGTATGGACCTCCTGGAACTGGTAAGACTTTGATGGCTCGTGCATGTGCTGcacaaacaaatgcaactttcttGAAGCTGGCAGGTCCTCAACTAGTTCAG ATGTTTATTGGTGATGGTGCAAAACTTGTTCGTGATGCCTTTCAACTAGCGAAGGAGAAATCTCCATGTATAATTTTTATAGATGAAATAGATGCAATAGGGACCAaacgttttgacag TGAAGTGAGTGGAGACAGGGAGGTGCAACGGACAATGCTTGAATTACTTAACCAACTTGATGGTTTTAGCAGTGATGAACGCATAAAG GTTATAGCAGCAACAAATCGTGCTGACATTCTAGATCCTGCTCTTATGCGTTCTGGACGTCTAGATCGCAAGATAGAGTTCCCGCATCCATCCGAAGAGGCAAGAGCTCGAATATTGCAG ATTCACTCGAGGAAAATGAATGTGCACCCTGATGTGAACTTTGAAGAGCTGGCTCGGTCGACTGACGATTTCAATGGGGCACAACTTAAAGCAGTCTGCGTAGAAGCTGGCATGCTTGCCCTGCGTCGAGATGCAACTGAG GTGACACATGAAGATTTCAACGAAGGGATAATCCAAGTTCAAGCGAAGAAGAAAGCCAGCTTAAATTATTATGCTTAG
- the LOC135593020 gene encoding uncharacterized protein LOC135593020 translates to MPESMPACFRGGGAGMPPSKAAGPSLTTSVYETHLGVAALTWSRTVLGLSLRTELRLSADEEDEEEPVRFRIRPWLLWKRRGTKRFHLKDDRGHRCVDFAWDLTRASFPPGGGPEPAAGFFVAVSVDGEMLLVAGDLAEEAFKKSKARLPQTPLLSRPALVSRQEHVVLADQGGRRSYLTRARLGGRDREISIELEAKDKGRDVAMSVGVDGERILQVRRLRWKFRGSDKADVDGCGRIQVSWDLHNWFFHSKDDTAAPHGVATAGAAETGDAVFVLRFEGEEEGKQEGHIGNAMYQSLVARGYNGKHMNRNWSESSSGGGAGDRRMGRKKSLRKTSSSSSSTSSASSVSNSTVMEWASPEEVELQRARGFSLLVYAWKS, encoded by the coding sequence ATGCCAGAATCCATGCCGGCGTGCTTCCGTGGCGGTGGCGCCGGGATGCCGCCATCGAAGGCGGCAGGGCCCAGCCTGACGACCTCGGTCTACGAGACGCACCTCGGCGTCGCAGCCCTCACCTGGTCCCGCACCGTGCTAGGCCTCTCCCTCCGCACAGAGCTCCGCCTGTCCGCTGAcgaggaggatgaggaagagcCCGTCCGGTTCCGTATCCGGCCGTGGCTGCTCTGGAAGCGGCGCGGGACGAAGCGGTTCCACCTCAAGGACGACCGCGGCCACCGCTGCGTGGACTTCGCGTGGGACCTGACGCGCGCCAGCTTTCCTCCCGGGGGCGGTCCAGAGCCGGCCGCCGGGTTCTTCGTCGCCGTCTCCGTGGATGGAGAGATGCTCCTTGTTGCCGGGGATCTCGCCGAAGAGGCCTTTAAGAAGTCGAAAGCCCGGCTGCCTCAGACGCCCCTGCTCTCGCGCCCGGCGCTGGTCTCGAGGCAGGAGCACGTTGTTTTGGCGGACCAAGGCGGCCGGAGATCGTACTTGACACGGGCCCGGCTCGGCGGCCGGGACCGCGAGATCTCGATCGAGCTTGAGGCGAAGGATAAGGGGAGAGATGTGGCGATGTCGGTAGGGGTCGATGGCGAGCGGATCCTGCAGGTCCGTCGGCTCCGTTGGAAGTTCCGGGGGAGCGATAAGGCGGATGTCGACGGCTGCGGCCGGATCCAGGTCTCGTGGGACCTCCACAACTGGTTCTTCCACTCCAAGGACGACACGGCCGCTCCTCACGGCGTCGCCACGGCCGGGGCGGCGGAGACGGGGGACGCCGTGTTCGTCCTCCGATTcgagggagaggaagagggaaAACAGGAGGGGCATATCGGGAATGCGATGTACCAAAGTCTGGTGGCGCGGGGGTATAATGGGAAGCACATGAACCGTAATTGGAGCGAGAGCAGTAGTGGCGGCGGCGCCGGAGATAGGCGGATGGGgaggaagaagagcttgaggaagACGAGTTCTTCGTCCTCGTCGACCTCATCAGCGTCATCGGTGAGCAATTCGACGGTAATGGAGTGGGCGAGCCCGGAGGAGGTGGAGCTGCAGCGGGCGCGTGGGTTCTCGCTGTTGGTGTATGCCTGGAAGAGCTGA